A DNA window from Danio aesculapii chromosome 1, fDanAes4.1, whole genome shotgun sequence contains the following coding sequences:
- the syngr3b gene encoding synaptogyrin-3b produces the protein MDGAGSFGAGRAGSAFDLVAFVKQPQTILRALAWIFSMVVFASIINEGYVNMGSERLHCVFNKNADACNYAITIGIMAFLASVLFLALDVYFPQISSVKDRKRAVLLEIAFSGFWTFLWFVGFCFLANQWSRTSDKELPLEQASDAARAAIAFSFFSILTWAGLTVCAVQRFLLGTDMTLFTSEQVVNQPPKQMYPSNDVIGQTTIPVNAYQSPPLIETVETRPPGYKVPPAF, from the exons ATGGATGGAGCGGGCTCGTTTGGAGCGGGCCGAGCCGGTTCGGCCTTTGATCTGGTTGCGTTCGTCAAACAACCACAGACAATCCTAAGAGCGTTGGCATGG ATCTTCTCCATGGTGGTCTTTGCATCTATTATAAATGAGGGCTATGTGAATATGGGCAGTGAGCGACTGCATTGTGTGTTTAACAAGAATGCAGACGCCTGTAACTACGCTATAACTATAGGAATTATGGCGTTCTTAGCAAGCGTCTTGTTCCTGGCCCTGGACGTCTACTTTCCTCAGATCAGCAGCGTTAAAGATAGAAAGAGAGCAGTGCTGCTGGAGATTGCTTTTTCAG GATTCTGGACGTTCCTTTGGTTTGTAGGATTCTGCTTTTTGGCCAATCAGTGGAGTCGTACGTCTGATAAGGAGCTTCCTCTGGAACAGGCTTCAGACGCTGCACGAGCTGCTATTGCTTTCTCTTTCTTCTCCATCCTGACCTGG GCGGGGCTCACAGTTTGTGCAGTTCAGCGGTTCCTGCTGGGCACCGACATGACCCTGTTCACCAGTGAGCAAGTGGTCAACCAGCCACCCAAGCAGATGTACCCGTCCAATGATGTCATCGGTCAGACCACCATCCCCGTCAATGCCTACCAGAGTCCGCCGCTCATCGAAACCGTGGAGACCCGGCCACCTGGATACAAGGTCCCACCTGCGTTTTAA